A single region of the Pseudomonadota bacterium genome encodes:
- a CDS encoding lysophospholipid acyltransferase family protein has product MSRGRDLIANIKTWLLGGIAALLIRLIHTTIRWEYIGFPASAPPPASAPVVIAFWHGRMLMMPMIYRRARGAFPRTSYMLMSQHGDGRLIAFAVRLLSISCVAGSSTRGGLAALLKMCRWVEAGADVGFTPDGPKGPRYECKDGIALVAQRTGAVVLPFSYSTERRWQLSTWDRMIIPKPFSRGVAILGAPISVSQEEDREQARLRIQEALHEITEQADRHWTPL; this is encoded by the coding sequence ATGTCACGTGGCAGAGACCTTATAGCTAATATTAAAACCTGGTTGTTGGGAGGGATCGCCGCACTCCTTATCCGCCTGATTCACACAACTATACGGTGGGAATATATCGGATTCCCTGCTAGCGCCCCGCCCCCTGCTAGCGCCCCTGTCGTGATCGCCTTCTGGCACGGGCGTATGTTAATGATGCCGATGATATATAGACGGGCACGCGGAGCGTTCCCACGCACTAGTTATATGCTAATGAGTCAGCACGGTGATGGTCGGTTAATCGCCTTCGCCGTTAGGCTACTCAGTATCAGTTGCGTTGCAGGCTCCTCAACTAGGGGTGGATTGGCAGCACTACTTAAAATGTGCCGATGGGTAGAGGCCGGCGCAGACGTTGGATTCACCCCCGATGGTCCAAAGGGGCCCCGCTATGAATGTAAGGATGGGATAGCCTTAGTCGCTCAAAGAACCGGGGCTGTGGTCCTTCCCTTCTCATATTCTACCGAAAGGAGGTGGCAGCTCTCGACCTGGGATAGGATGATTATACCGAAACCGTTCTCCCGGGGTGTTGCTATCCTGGGAGCACCGATCTCGGTCTCTCAGGAGGAAGATCGAGAGCAGGCCCGATTGCGAATTCAGGAAGCATTGCATGAAATTACCGAGCAAGCAGATAGGCACTGGACCCCTCTTTAG
- the lpxK gene encoding tetraacyldisaccharide 4'-kinase codes for MARFILKLWAALYWGVTRLRGSLYDLGILRSYRSRIPVISIGNVTVGGNGKTPLALYLAAELAARGWRPVILSRGYGGRVKGPQRVSATNRAEDVGDEPLLMAQTGDSPVYIARSRAAGARLIESDASGDVILLDDGLQHRALARNLDIISIFAGNERAVTEFVKGELLPLGLFREVREVALKRAAMIVIAERRVVLDSKGLAPIDTRLMNTLPAAATVYRSFFEASEVQHLTSAQPLGACRVNAFAGIANPDTFFESLEQLGYTLLGKTSFADHHAFSEVDLQKILAQHPGVPLVCTAKDAVKLAGMSVELRLQCAVMRVKLKVVPSDAFIVQIERKIR; via the coding sequence ATGGCCAGATTTATATTAAAATTATGGGCTGCGCTCTACTGGGGGGTGACCCGTCTGCGCGGATCTCTGTACGACCTCGGCATCTTACGAAGTTATCGTTCCAGAATCCCTGTTATTAGCATAGGAAACGTAACCGTAGGTGGTAACGGCAAAACGCCGCTAGCTCTCTATCTCGCGGCTGAGTTGGCTGCGCGTGGATGGAGGCCGGTGATACTCTCTAGGGGGTACGGGGGGCGCGTCAAGGGGCCACAGCGTGTAAGCGCTACGAATAGAGCAGAAGATGTCGGTGACGAGCCGTTACTGATGGCCCAAACAGGGGACTCTCCGGTATATATCGCCCGTTCACGGGCAGCCGGCGCGCGCTTAATAGAGAGCGATGCGAGTGGAGATGTAATCCTACTTGATGATGGGCTACAGCACCGCGCTCTGGCACGTAATCTTGATATAATCTCTATATTTGCTGGCAATGAGCGCGCTGTTACGGAGTTCGTAAAGGGAGAGCTATTGCCACTCGGGCTATTTCGGGAGGTTCGCGAGGTTGCTCTAAAGCGCGCAGCGATGATCGTTATCGCCGAACGACGTGTGGTGCTAGATAGCAAAGGCTTGGCTCCAATTGATACCCGTTTGATGAATACTCTTCCCGCAGCGGCAACGGTCTATCGATCGTTTTTTGAAGCTAGTGAGGTGCAACACCTAACCAGCGCTCAGCCGCTAGGGGCCTGTCGTGTTAACGCCTTTGCTGGAATAGCGAATCCAGACACATTTTTCGAGTCCTTAGAGCAACTCGGTTATACCCTGCTAGGGAAAACCTCCTTTGCCGATCATCATGCGTTTAGTGAGGTGGATCTGCAAAAAATTCTAGCGCAACATCCTGGGGTTCCCCTGGTATGCACGGCTAAAGATGCCGTTAAGCTTGCAGGGATGAGCGTAGAGCTGCGATTGCAGTGTGCTGTTATGCGAGTAAAGCTCAAGGTCGTACCCTCCGATGCTTTTATAGTGCAGATAGAGCGTAAGATCCGATGA